In the Longimicrobiales bacterium genome, one interval contains:
- a CDS encoding amidohydrolase family protein encodes MRTAQVLRLAASGLFRAAIALVVMMALTSPASSQEEQSDGAPLEILHGFTLIDGLGGQPVKDAALSIRGHTIMEVGTHHELQAQWANDPNVISVDLGGGFVVPGLIDAHIHLATAPNRENAEAELRRLLYSGVTAVRDMAGDGRALASLARDARLGEIQSPDIYYSALMAGPSFFDDPRPQASAAGEVAGKVPWMQAVTPDTDIVETVAAAKGTYAQGIKIYANLEPEEVNRITYEAHRQGMRVWAHTMVFPTRPIDVVRSGVDVVSHVCRLAWEGMAETPSEYHHNQRPDFDRLSAEANVFTELFEEMKQRGTILDATLALYTEFDERMLLRESRGSRNPAPPQCDVDFARDLVRGAHAMGVDIVAGTDFSTPANDPFPALHKELEELVAHAGFTALEALTAATATAARALGVDEAIGTLEPGKDVNFVLLDADPIEDISNLRTVREVWKNAARFTRTDFVPAQVTAAESSSGSEMDTSTPAAMLQSWVSMWQSYNLDWVDDLFVQDDRLTYFSSEFEGVIEGFDAVIEHHRGFGFVPGGTEPSAELWVERPVMKDLGATAVVGGVWYFGNREAPEDAGRGPMTIVLIPTPEGYRIVHMHFANYEPGA; translated from the coding sequence ATGAGGACGGCGCAGGTCCTTCGTCTAGCCGCATCGGGTCTCTTTCGTGCAGCTATCGCACTCGTGGTCATGATGGCACTGACCAGTCCTGCATCTTCGCAGGAAGAGCAATCTGACGGCGCGCCGCTCGAAATCTTGCACGGATTTACGCTGATCGACGGCCTGGGCGGGCAACCTGTAAAGGACGCGGCGCTCTCCATTCGAGGGCACACCATTATGGAGGTCGGAACGCACCACGAGCTTCAGGCGCAGTGGGCCAACGATCCGAACGTGATCTCGGTCGATCTTGGTGGCGGCTTTGTCGTGCCGGGGTTGATCGACGCACACATTCATCTGGCGACCGCCCCGAACCGCGAGAATGCTGAAGCTGAGCTTCGGCGTCTACTCTACTCCGGGGTAACCGCTGTCCGGGATATGGCAGGTGATGGACGTGCCCTGGCTTCGCTCGCGAGGGATGCCCGCCTGGGGGAGATCCAGTCCCCAGACATCTACTACTCTGCGCTCATGGCTGGGCCCTCGTTCTTCGATGACCCGCGACCCCAGGCTTCAGCTGCCGGGGAGGTAGCCGGAAAGGTCCCTTGGATGCAGGCGGTCACGCCGGACACAGACATCGTGGAGACGGTCGCGGCAGCAAAAGGCACGTACGCTCAGGGCATCAAGATCTACGCTAATCTCGAGCCTGAGGAGGTGAACCGGATCACCTACGAGGCCCATCGACAGGGAATGAGGGTTTGGGCGCACACCATGGTCTTCCCGACACGCCCGATCGATGTGGTCCGTTCAGGTGTCGACGTGGTGTCGCACGTGTGTCGGCTGGCCTGGGAAGGCATGGCTGAGACACCCAGTGAATACCATCACAATCAGCGGCCGGATTTCGACAGGCTCTCGGCAGAGGCGAATGTCTTCACCGAGTTGTTCGAAGAGATGAAACAGCGGGGCACCATCCTCGATGCCACGCTCGCGCTGTACACCGAATTCGATGAGCGCATGTTGCTGCGCGAAAGCCGGGGCAGCCGGAATCCCGCGCCGCCCCAATGCGACGTAGACTTCGCGCGAGACCTCGTCCGAGGCGCCCACGCCATGGGTGTGGATATAGTCGCGGGCACAGATTTTTCCACTCCTGCCAACGACCCTTTCCCAGCGCTCCACAAGGAGCTGGAAGAACTCGTTGCTCACGCGGGCTTCACCGCTCTCGAAGCCCTCACCGCGGCGACCGCAACGGCAGCCCGGGCCCTGGGTGTCGACGAGGCAATTGGGACGCTCGAGCCGGGTAAGGACGTGAACTTCGTCCTACTCGATGCCGACCCAATCGAAGACATCAGCAACCTCCGCACGGTGCGGGAGGTATGGAAAAACGCGGCACGCTTCACCCGTACTGACTTCGTGCCTGCTCAAGTAACTGCTGCGGAGTCCTCGAGTGGCTCCGAAATGGACACGTCGACCCCAGCCGCAATGCTCCAGTCGTGGGTCTCGATGTGGCAAAGTTACAACCTCGACTGGGTCGATGATCTCTTCGTCCAAGACGACCGACTCACGTACTTCTCGTCCGAGTTCGAGGGAGTGATCGAGGGCTTTGACGCCGTCATCGAACACCACCGCGGATTCGGATTCGTTCCAGGAGGCACCGAACCATCGGCCGAGTTGTGGGTGGAAAGGCCCGTAATGAAAGACCTGGGCGCGACCGCGGTTGTCGGGGGTGTGTGGTACTTCGGAAACCGCGAGGCCCCCGAAGATGCCGGACGAGGACCGATGACGATCGTGTTGATACCGACGCCGGAAGGGTATCGGATCGTGCACATGCACTTCGCGAACTACGAGCCCGGGGCTTAG
- a CDS encoding serine hydrolase — MPTSTLSRISAVLSTMGTVFLLAACADVRNIPITEVEARPEYEAIASALEDMIERERDQKGLRALSIALVDGNDIVWAAGFGEQSEGVPATAETVYRVGSVSKMFTDIAIMQLVERGDIDIDAPIHEYVPEFTPTNNTDTPITLRQLMSHRAGIIREPPAGHYFDDTGTDLETTVLSMAGTPQIYEPTARNKYSNAGIAVVGYTLEKTQGEPFADYVKRSVLDPLGMKTSAFTPDPDIVDDLADAYMWGFDRDLFAAPTFELGMAPAGSMYSTVLDLSRFMSAVFRGGLGELDRVLDTETLEAMWVPQFAEPGATSGYGFGFAVDERDGERWLGHGGAIYGFSTQLGFLPEAGLGVAVVSAVDGTNTVTGRIADAALALMLAASRGEPVPEGPLQGTDSVDPDLALQLEGVYGEGDAALELDERNGRLFVTPARGGAIMETRARGDTLVVDDRVSYGMRLLPDGNDLLRLGATTATLERQPVSGMPAVPPAHWNGLIGEYGWDHNVLYVLEREGRLYALIEWFFLYPLSEISQDVYAFPDWGLYHGEQLVFTRSARGRASSVEAASVVFERREVGTEAGGTFRIDPVRPVTDLRTEALAASPPDESGIFRDSDLVEVRTIEPGVLLDMRYASTNNFMSSVFYDEERLFLQRPAAEAVARAHRALAEYGYGLLLHDGYRPWYVTKMFWDATPESEKIFVANPANGSRHNRGSAIDLNLYDLRTGEPVDMVGTYDEFSPRSFPDYPGGNSQQRWQRELLRRVMEAEGFTVYEAEWWHFDHNTWREYRIQNATFDALAR, encoded by the coding sequence GTGCCGACCTCAACTCTTTCACGAATCTCCGCTGTCCTCAGCACCATGGGCACAGTGTTCCTTCTGGCTGCCTGCGCGGACGTCCGGAACATCCCGATCACCGAAGTGGAGGCACGACCCGAATACGAAGCGATCGCGTCAGCGCTCGAAGACATGATCGAGCGTGAGCGGGACCAGAAAGGGCTGCGCGCCCTCTCGATCGCTCTAGTAGACGGAAACGACATCGTGTGGGCAGCGGGCTTCGGCGAGCAGTCTGAAGGTGTCCCAGCCACCGCCGAGACCGTGTATCGAGTGGGATCGGTATCGAAGATGTTCACGGACATCGCGATCATGCAGCTCGTCGAGCGAGGCGACATCGACATCGATGCGCCAATCCACGAGTACGTGCCCGAGTTCACCCCAACGAACAACACGGACACCCCCATCACACTCCGGCAACTCATGTCACACCGGGCGGGGATCATCCGAGAGCCTCCCGCAGGCCACTACTTCGACGATACCGGCACAGATCTGGAAACGACCGTCCTCAGCATGGCTGGGACGCCTCAGATCTACGAACCTACGGCACGGAACAAGTATTCGAATGCTGGAATCGCGGTAGTCGGGTACACACTGGAGAAGACTCAAGGCGAACCCTTCGCCGACTATGTGAAACGGTCCGTTCTAGACCCACTCGGCATGAAGACGAGTGCGTTTACGCCGGATCCGGATATCGTCGACGACCTCGCCGACGCTTACATGTGGGGCTTTGATCGTGATCTGTTCGCCGCGCCCACTTTCGAGCTGGGCATGGCTCCTGCCGGAAGCATGTACTCGACGGTGTTGGATCTGTCGCGTTTCATGTCGGCGGTCTTCCGAGGCGGGCTCGGTGAACTGGACCGCGTGCTCGACACAGAGACGCTCGAGGCGATGTGGGTGCCCCAATTCGCAGAGCCAGGCGCCACGTCCGGGTATGGATTCGGATTCGCTGTCGATGAGCGGGACGGTGAGCGATGGCTCGGCCACGGTGGAGCGATCTATGGCTTCTCGACGCAACTCGGTTTCCTTCCGGAAGCCGGATTAGGGGTGGCAGTCGTGTCCGCGGTCGACGGGACCAATACGGTCACCGGCAGAATCGCAGACGCGGCTCTCGCACTCATGCTCGCCGCCAGTCGCGGTGAGCCGGTCCCCGAGGGGCCCCTTCAGGGAACGGACTCGGTGGACCCGGATCTCGCGCTCCAACTTGAAGGCGTCTATGGAGAAGGGGATGCCGCTCTCGAGCTCGACGAAAGAAATGGCCGACTGTTCGTCACGCCCGCACGTGGCGGAGCGATCATGGAGACGCGTGCGCGCGGCGACACCCTGGTTGTGGACGACCGCGTTTCTTACGGGATGCGCCTGCTGCCGGACGGTAATGACCTCCTTCGGCTCGGAGCAACGACAGCCACACTCGAGCGACAGCCCGTCAGTGGCATGCCGGCGGTACCGCCTGCCCATTGGAACGGCCTCATTGGGGAATACGGATGGGATCACAACGTGCTCTACGTCTTGGAGCGCGAAGGACGCCTCTACGCACTCATCGAGTGGTTCTTCCTCTATCCGCTCTCAGAGATCTCCCAGGACGTATACGCGTTCCCGGACTGGGGTTTGTACCACGGGGAGCAGCTCGTCTTCACCCGAAGCGCCCGCGGGCGGGCTTCTTCGGTCGAGGCAGCCTCTGTTGTATTCGAGAGGCGGGAAGTCGGTACGGAAGCAGGGGGAACGTTCCGCATCGACCCGGTGCGGCCGGTCACGGACCTACGCACTGAAGCGCTCGCAGCCTCACCGCCAGACGAATCCGGCATCTTCCGCGACTCCGACTTAGTCGAGGTTCGCACGATCGAACCGGGCGTCCTTCTCGACATGCGTTATGCGTCTACGAACAACTTCATGTCGTCTGTCTTCTACGATGAAGAGCGCTTGTTTCTCCAGAGACCAGCCGCTGAGGCTGTCGCCCGCGCTCACCGAGCACTCGCGGAATACGGATACGGCCTCCTTCTCCACGACGGATACCGCCCGTGGTACGTGACCAAGATGTTCTGGGATGCGACACCAGAGTCCGAGAAGATCTTCGTGGCCAACCCGGCCAACGGGTCCCGCCACAACCGGGGCTCCGCCATCGACCTCAACCTCTACGACCTGCGGACCGGTGAGCCGGTCGACATGGTAGGCACGTACGACGAATTCTCGCCCAGGTCCTTCCCTGACTATCCGGGAGGGAACAGTCAGCAGCGCTGGCAGCGTGAATTGTTACGGCGTGTGATGGAGGCGGAGGGATTCACGGTATACGAGGCTGAGTGGTGGCACTTCGACCACAACACGTGGCGTGAGTATCGGATTCAGAACGCTACGTTCGACGCCTTGGCACGTTAG
- a CDS encoding 2-dehydropantoate 2-reductase → MNLDPIIVWGAGAMGGSIGAWLIRAGHDVVLVDTDAAHAAAIRENGLRITGPVDEFTVEAYCTDPLRLDPGFKTVLLCVKAHHTSVALNVIGQLLHEDGFVVSVQNGLNERGIAGAVGPERTVGCFVNFGADVLEPGVIMRGNRGAVVVGELDGVRTDRISAVHALFQDFDPDAVLTENIWGYLWGKLAYGSMLFATALADASIADVLESAAHRPGIIGLAREAMAVAAARGVKPEPFDGFDPGAFGPEASEADADASLDRLVSFNRGSAKSHSGVWRDLAVRKRKTEVDAQIAPIAELGAELCVDTPLTRRLVELIHDVEEGRRSQSWETLGALAG, encoded by the coding sequence ATGAATCTCGATCCAATCATCGTTTGGGGAGCCGGAGCCATGGGCGGCTCCATTGGCGCTTGGCTCATTCGTGCCGGACACGATGTTGTCTTGGTCGACACCGATGCGGCTCACGCCGCAGCGATCCGCGAGAACGGCTTGAGGATCACGGGTCCGGTCGACGAGTTCACGGTTGAGGCCTACTGCACGGACCCGCTCCGCTTGGACCCCGGGTTCAAGACAGTCCTACTCTGTGTAAAGGCGCACCATACGTCCGTTGCGCTCAATGTGATTGGGCAATTGCTCCATGAGGACGGCTTCGTCGTCTCAGTTCAGAATGGTCTCAACGAGCGAGGGATCGCGGGTGCCGTCGGACCGGAGCGGACCGTTGGGTGTTTCGTGAACTTCGGTGCCGACGTTCTCGAGCCAGGCGTGATCATGCGGGGAAACCGTGGCGCGGTGGTCGTCGGCGAGTTGGACGGAGTCCGCACGGATCGAATCTCCGCAGTGCACGCGCTCTTTCAGGACTTCGATCCGGATGCGGTGCTCACGGAGAACATCTGGGGCTATCTGTGGGGCAAACTGGCGTACGGCTCCATGCTCTTTGCCACCGCCTTGGCGGATGCTTCAATCGCAGACGTCTTGGAGTCGGCTGCGCACCGGCCAGGGATCATCGGGTTGGCGAGGGAAGCGATGGCTGTCGCGGCTGCGCGTGGCGTGAAGCCTGAACCCTTCGACGGTTTTGATCCCGGCGCTTTTGGACCCGAGGCGAGTGAGGCGGACGCTGATGCCAGCTTGGACCGGCTGGTCTCGTTCAACCGTGGGTCAGCGAAGAGTCACAGCGGCGTGTGGCGCGACTTGGCTGTCCGGAAACGAAAGACCGAAGTCGACGCGCAAATCGCGCCGATTGCGGAACTAGGCGCAGAGCTGTGTGTGGACACGCCGCTGACGCGGCGACTCGTGGAACTCATCCACGACGTGGAAGAGGGTCGTCGCAGTCAGAGCTGGGAGACCCTGGGTGCGCTGGCTGGGTAG